In a single window of the Veillonella sp. genome:
- a CDS encoding YifB family Mg chelatase-like AAA ATPase encodes MYAKLYGATLHGIDGCIITVEVDISQGLPVFDIVGLPNQSVKEARERVRAAIKNSGYEFPMRRIVVNLAPATIRKSSAGLDLAIALGVLIASGQIKGRKASISALLKNSLFMGELALDGSLLPTFGTLAMSLAGLVSNYSTIFTSVENGHNLKAIPKLSIYGESSLLHIISILEKLVKSKTVKGNKGTINKSTSSANQIHNQSTELLESYDPVDYIDKNNCADTESNQTYTVDFSDVQGQELGKRAMLISAAGHHHCIMIGPPGGGKTMMAERLPTILPPMTWNEIIEVSRIQDVIGLLGDTGLVTTRPFRHPHHTATLASMVGGGIQGRPGEVTLAHGGVLFMDEAPEFQRQVIDALRQPLESRTITINRSQGNYIYPADFICILAANPCPCGYYHDPYKECVCTETMVKNYQQRLSGPIMDRIDLHIPVERPTLEQLLDTSSSTMTSESMREQVVMATSMQQKRYEGLDFSSNGAVPHKAIGELCHITDKAWSILGNIFDHFHLSGRAFDRILKVGRTIADLEGNPQVEPHHISEAMLFRTGNR; translated from the coding sequence ATGTATGCAAAACTATATGGAGCCACTTTACATGGCATAGATGGATGTATTATTACGGTGGAAGTTGATATATCTCAAGGCTTACCTGTCTTTGACATTGTAGGACTACCTAATCAATCTGTTAAGGAGGCTCGTGAACGTGTGAGGGCCGCCATCAAAAATAGTGGCTATGAATTCCCTATGAGACGTATTGTAGTGAATCTAGCACCTGCTACGATTCGTAAAAGTAGTGCAGGACTCGATTTAGCTATTGCATTGGGTGTTCTCATTGCATCGGGACAGATAAAGGGGCGCAAAGCTAGTATTTCAGCTTTATTAAAAAACAGTTTATTTATGGGGGAGCTAGCTTTGGATGGCTCACTACTACCAACCTTTGGAACCTTGGCTATGTCCCTTGCAGGCTTGGTTTCTAATTATTCCACTATATTTACAAGTGTTGAAAATGGTCATAATTTAAAAGCCATACCAAAGCTTTCCATTTATGGGGAATCTTCATTACTACATATTATTTCTATTTTAGAGAAACTAGTTAAATCAAAGACCGTTAAAGGAAATAAAGGGACTATCAACAAATCTACAAGTTCGGCAAATCAAATCCATAATCAATCAACGGAATTGTTAGAGTCATATGATCCTGTAGATTATATTGATAAAAATAATTGTGCAGATACAGAATCTAATCAAACATATACAGTTGATTTTAGTGATGTACAGGGGCAAGAGCTTGGTAAAAGGGCTATGCTCATCAGTGCTGCAGGTCATCATCATTGTATTATGATAGGTCCACCAGGTGGTGGTAAAACGATGATGGCTGAGAGATTGCCGACCATATTACCACCTATGACATGGAATGAAATCATTGAAGTGAGTCGTATACAAGATGTAATAGGATTATTAGGAGATACAGGATTGGTTACAACTCGTCCTTTTAGACATCCCCATCATACTGCAACTTTAGCGAGTATGGTAGGCGGCGGTATTCAAGGTCGACCTGGTGAGGTAACCCTTGCTCACGGAGGTGTGCTGTTTATGGATGAGGCACCTGAATTTCAACGTCAAGTTATCGATGCGCTTAGGCAACCTTTAGAATCACGTACAATTACCATCAATCGCTCTCAAGGTAATTACATATATCCTGCCGATTTTATTTGTATCTTAGCGGCTAATCCATGTCCTTGTGGCTATTATCATGATCCGTATAAAGAGTGTGTATGTACGGAAACAATGGTTAAAAATTATCAGCAACGATTATCTGGACCTATTATGGATCGCATCGATTTGCACATACCTGTTGAAAGGCCCACATTAGAGCAATTATTAGATACTTCGTCTTCAACGATGACTAGTGAAAGTATGAGAGAACAAGTTGTTATGGCGACTTCTATGCAACAGAAACGGTATGAAGGCCTAGATTTTAGCTCTAATGGAGCCGTACCGCATAAGGCTATAGGTGAGCTTTGCCATATTACCGATAAGGCCTGGAGTATACTCGGTAATATATTTGACCATTTCCATTTAAGTGGACGTGCTTTTGATCGCATATTAAAGGTCGGTCGCACCATAGCAGACCTTGAGGGAAATCCACAAGTGGAACCACATCATATTTCTGAAGCTATGCTATTTAGAACAGGTAATAGGTAA
- a CDS encoding YraN family protein, translating to MKTISTGKAFNELDSKELGKWGERLAIKYIEKIGLTVVDTNYRTRLGEIDIIAKKDLIYHFIEIKARRGMQHGLAREAVTKKKQKHIKRAAMLFLYDLHQKRRRWKELSFDVIEVYLHEDFQSSIHYLPQCF from the coding sequence ATGAAAACGATTAGTACAGGTAAAGCATTTAATGAATTGGATTCAAAGGAGCTTGGTAAATGGGGCGAGCGGTTGGCCATTAAATATATTGAAAAGATAGGTCTTACCGTAGTAGATACAAATTATAGAACCCGGTTAGGCGAAATAGATATCATTGCTAAAAAAGACTTAATCTATCATTTTATTGAAATTAAAGCCCGCCGTGGAATGCAGCATGGATTGGCTCGAGAGGCAGTGACAAAGAAGAAGCAAAAGCATATAAAACGAGCCGCTATGTTGTTTCTATATGATCTTCATCAGAAAAGACGGAGGTGGAAAGAGTTATCCTTTGATGTAATCGAAGTGTACTTACATGAAGACTTTCAAAGTTCTATTCATTATTTGCCACAGTGCTTTTAG
- a CDS encoding ribonuclease HII — translation MDKDVFSKLKVAEIKALFETEQALEILPLAQEDDRSSVQKLAVSYIKRQEKELKEQQRLMGMYDYEGMFYDQGIYHVAGVDEVGRGPIAGPVTVAAVILPPMTLIPGLNDSKKLTEEKREALYDIIMDEAVAVSCISYGPEKIDELNIYEATRQAMYEAIRTLSVPAEAVVADAMKLPDLTIPVESIIKGDSKSANIAAASIIAKVTRDRYMKSLDEEYPGYGFGIHKGYYTELHKEAVEQQGVTPLHRKSFEPIKSIVRWVKPE, via the coding sequence ATGGATAAGGATGTTTTTTCTAAATTAAAGGTTGCAGAAATAAAGGCTCTCTTTGAAACTGAACAAGCCTTAGAAATTTTGCCATTGGCTCAAGAGGACGATCGTAGCTCGGTACAAAAATTAGCTGTTTCTTATATTAAACGTCAAGAAAAAGAGTTAAAAGAACAGCAACGTCTCATGGGCATGTATGACTATGAAGGCATGTTCTATGATCAAGGTATCTATCATGTGGCCGGTGTCGATGAGGTAGGCCGAGGTCCTATTGCGGGGCCTGTAACGGTAGCTGCTGTTATCTTGCCGCCTATGACCTTAATTCCAGGCCTTAATGACTCTAAAAAGCTAACAGAAGAAAAGCGTGAGGCCCTCTACGATATCATCATGGACGAAGCCGTAGCAGTTAGCTGCATTTCGTACGGCCCAGAAAAGATTGATGAGCTCAATATCTATGAAGCAACGAGACAAGCGATGTATGAAGCGATTCGCACGCTCAGCGTACCAGCTGAAGCAGTAGTAGCTGATGCTATGAAATTGCCTGATCTGACGATTCCTGTTGAATCTATTATTAAGGGCGATAGTAAAAGCGCTAATATTGCTGCCGCATCAATCATTGCAAAGGTTACGCGAGATCGATATATGAAGAGCCTCGATGAAGAATACCCTGGTTATGGATTCGGCATTCATAAAGGCTATTATACTGAGTTACATAAAGAAGCTGTTGAACAGCAAGGTGTAACACCACTACATCGCAAGAGCTTTGAGCCTATTAAATCTATCGTTCGTTGGGTTAAACCTGAGTGA
- the ylqF gene encoding ribosome biogenesis GTPase YlqF, which translates to MADSPIVHWFPGHMAKATRMITEYIKKVDVVIELLDARIPRSSANPVITELVGQKPHIVLLNKVDLADPKATKEWTEFFTKQGITVLAIDSKSGKGNKKLISTVERLSKPIIDRWVAKGIRSRSVRTIILGIPNVGKSTLINSLAGSAATRTANKAGHTRGQQWVKIGKNLELLDTPGVLWPKLEDQRAAARLAMTGAVSDDVYDLEHVIKQLINHLLTNTPNILVERYKLKEEEMTDVDTILESIGRRRGCLVSGGIVDFDKARRIILQDYRNTKLGTITLDKVDEEPYYPEDGEETQNG; encoded by the coding sequence ATGGCAGATTCACCTATCGTACATTGGTTCCCTGGGCATATGGCGAAAGCCACACGTATGATTACGGAGTATATCAAAAAGGTAGACGTAGTTATCGAGTTACTCGATGCGCGTATTCCTCGTTCTAGTGCCAATCCTGTAATCACTGAACTCGTTGGTCAGAAACCTCATATCGTATTGTTAAATAAAGTAGATTTAGCAGATCCTAAAGCCACAAAGGAATGGACTGAATTCTTTACTAAACAAGGCATCACGGTATTGGCTATCGATTCTAAGTCTGGCAAGGGTAATAAGAAATTAATATCTACTGTAGAGCGTTTGAGCAAGCCTATTATTGACCGTTGGGTCGCAAAAGGCATTCGCAGTCGTTCTGTACGTACCATCATCTTAGGTATTCCTAATGTGGGTAAATCTACGTTGATTAACTCCTTAGCTGGTTCTGCAGCAACGCGTACAGCTAACAAAGCAGGTCATACACGTGGTCAACAATGGGTTAAAATTGGTAAAAACCTTGAATTGCTTGATACACCAGGTGTATTATGGCCTAAATTAGAAGATCAACGCGCTGCAGCTCGCCTTGCTATGACTGGTGCTGTTTCTGATGATGTGTATGATTTAGAACATGTTATTAAACAATTAATTAATCACTTGTTGACGAATACACCTAATATTTTGGTGGAGCGATATAAATTAAAAGAAGAAGAGATGACGGATGTAGATACGATTCTTGAAAGTATCGGCCGTCGTCGTGGTTGCCTCGTAAGTGGTGGCATAGTAGATTTTGATAAAGCACGCCGCATCATCTTGCAAGATTATCGTAATACTAAACTTGGTACAATTACACTCGACAAAGTAGATGAAGAACCATATTATCCTGAAGATGGTGAGGAAACACAAAATGGATAA
- the rplS gene encoding 50S ribosomal protein L19, translating into MNIINVLEQEQLRTDIPTFRAGDTVRVHVKVVEGSRERIQVFEGLVIKRQNGGVRETFTVRRIASGVGVERTFPLHSPRLAKIEVMRRGVVRRAKLYYLRNLTGKAARIREKR; encoded by the coding sequence ATGAACATTATTAACGTACTTGAACAAGAACAACTTCGTACAGACATCCCTACTTTCCGCGCTGGTGACACAGTTCGCGTACACGTAAAAGTAGTGGAAGGTTCTCGTGAACGTATCCAAGTATTCGAAGGTTTGGTAATTAAACGTCAAAACGGTGGCGTACGTGAAACTTTCACAGTTCGTCGTATTGCATCCGGTGTAGGTGTAGAACGTACATTCCCACTTCACAGCCCACGCTTAGCTAAAATCGAAGTTATGCGCCGTGGTGTTGTTCGTCGTGCTAAATTGTACTACTTACGTAACCTTACTGGTAAAGCTGCTCGTATTCGCGAAAAACGCTAA
- a CDS encoding MarR family winged helix-turn-helix transcriptional regulator: MNHDELYKALCKVPNGKEKSRDKIIIELYMRSQGASQKQLVDALNMRPATVSEQTDILIELGYVTKHIDYMDKRISVVGLTEEGKRLGKSLLHSYDQFLNVLFSDFSDDEKDDLYRLLGKLKRPILSK, encoded by the coding sequence ATGAATCATGATGAATTATATAAAGCCTTATGTAAGGTGCCAAACGGTAAAGAAAAGTCTCGTGATAAAATAATTATAGAATTATATATGCGATCTCAAGGAGCATCTCAAAAACAATTAGTAGATGCTCTTAATATGCGTCCTGCCACAGTATCAGAGCAGACGGATATACTCATTGAATTAGGGTATGTAACAAAGCATATTGATTACATGGATAAACGAATTTCTGTAGTAGGACTTACGGAAGAGGGGAAGCGACTAGGTAAATCATTACTACATTCGTATGACCAATTTCTTAATGTACTATTTTCTGATTTTTCTGATGATGAAAAAGATGATTTATATCGCTTGTTAGGTAAGTTAAAGCGCCCAATCTTAAGCAAATAA
- the glyS gene encoding glycine--tRNA ligase subunit beta: MAKDLLFEIGAEEIPAGFMPNILGQLKQLAETKLNDAHLPFESIATYGTPRRLALIVKGLADTSAEISERHKGPSASIAYDADGKATKAAIGFARGKGLDVADLVVEDGYIYAETKTAGVPAKDIVTDMLPQLITGLNFPKSMHWGNLDAKFVRPVRWLVALLDEEVIPVEFATVKSGNVTRGHRFLGADEITIKNAASYVDTLKENFVMVDQNARRELISKQLHDIAASKNASIVWDDDLLEEINYLVEWPTALCGGFEESYLALPDAAIITPMKDHQRYFPLVDQEGKLLPMFLTVRNGSDHSIEVVQAGNERVLRARLDDAKFFFNEDRKKPLIDRQDGLTKIVFQEGLGNLADKTERLLKLGRVFGEECGLHEDAAVVLERATELAKTDLTTGMVTEFTELQGVMGKEYALLDGESEEVAEAIFEQYLPRFAGDVLPQTEAGKVLSIIDKVDNIVATFSRGLIPTGSQDPYALRRQTIGILNILLGSEWNISLRPIFKASMELLNVPTEKQDELLSQVEEFFTLRLKNIFLDREVPHHVIDLLLSNNELSVADAEGLVNALLANRIDENVELVQAYTRMYNLVKDVEYTGVNTDLLKEDAEKALFEAASKASEASLAAWEANDYAAVVAVPATLVPAINKFFEDVMVMDKDEAIKANRLQLVRLAYSVMAIIGDISALK; the protein is encoded by the coding sequence ATGGCAAAGGATTTATTATTTGAAATCGGTGCAGAAGAAATTCCTGCCGGCTTTATGCCAAATATCTTAGGTCAATTGAAACAATTGGCTGAAACAAAATTAAATGATGCCCATCTTCCTTTTGAAAGCATCGCAACATACGGCACACCACGTCGTTTGGCTCTTATCGTGAAAGGTCTTGCTGACACATCTGCTGAAATCAGCGAACGTCATAAAGGTCCTTCTGCATCTATCGCATATGATGCTGACGGTAAGGCTACAAAAGCTGCTATCGGTTTCGCTCGTGGTAAAGGTCTTGATGTAGCTGATCTCGTTGTAGAAGACGGCTATATCTATGCTGAAACTAAAACAGCAGGCGTACCTGCAAAAGATATTGTAACTGACATGTTGCCACAATTGATTACAGGTCTTAACTTCCCTAAATCCATGCATTGGGGCAATTTAGATGCTAAGTTTGTGCGTCCTGTACGTTGGCTTGTAGCATTACTTGATGAAGAGGTAATCCCTGTAGAATTTGCTACTGTAAAATCTGGTAATGTAACACGCGGTCATCGCTTCTTAGGTGCTGATGAAATCACTATCAAAAATGCAGCATCCTATGTAGACACATTAAAAGAAAACTTTGTTATGGTTGATCAAAATGCACGTCGTGAATTGATCTCCAAACAATTACATGATATTGCAGCTTCTAAAAATGCATCCATCGTTTGGGATGATGATTTATTAGAAGAAATTAACTATCTTGTTGAATGGCCTACAGCATTATGTGGTGGCTTTGAAGAGTCCTACTTGGCACTTCCAGATGCAGCTATCATTACACCTATGAAAGATCATCAACGCTACTTCCCATTAGTTGACCAAGAGGGCAAATTGTTACCAATGTTCTTAACAGTTCGTAACGGCTCCGATCATTCCATCGAAGTAGTTCAAGCTGGTAACGAACGTGTATTGCGCGCCCGTCTTGATGATGCTAAATTCTTCTTCAACGAAGATCGCAAGAAACCTCTTATCGACCGTCAAGATGGTTTGACTAAAATCGTATTCCAAGAAGGTCTTGGTAACTTAGCAGATAAAACTGAACGTTTGCTTAAATTGGGCCGTGTATTCGGTGAAGAATGTGGCTTGCACGAAGATGCAGCTGTTGTATTAGAACGTGCTACAGAGCTTGCTAAAACTGACCTTACAACAGGTATGGTTACAGAGTTCACTGAATTACAAGGTGTAATGGGTAAAGAATACGCTTTACTTGATGGTGAGTCCGAAGAGGTAGCAGAAGCTATTTTTGAACAATATTTGCCACGTTTCGCAGGCGATGTATTGCCTCAAACTGAAGCAGGTAAAGTATTGTCCATCATCGATAAAGTAGATAATATCGTTGCTACTTTCAGCCGTGGTTTAATCCCTACAGGCTCTCAAGATCCATATGCATTGCGTCGTCAAACAATTGGTATCTTGAACATCTTACTTGGTAGTGAGTGGAATATCAGCTTGCGTCCAATCTTCAAAGCATCTATGGAATTGCTTAATGTACCAACTGAAAAACAAGACGAATTGCTTAGCCAAGTAGAAGAGTTCTTCACACTTCGTTTGAAAAATATCTTCCTTGATCGCGAAGTTCCTCATCATGTAATCGACTTGTTGTTGTCCAACAACGAATTGTCCGTTGCTGATGCTGAAGGCCTTGTAAATGCATTGTTAGCAAACCGCATCGATGAAAATGTTGAGCTTGTTCAAGCGTATACTCGTATGTACAATCTTGTAAAAGATGTGGAATATACAGGGGTTAATACCGACTTGTTGAAAGAAGATGCTGAAAAAGCATTGTTCGAAGCTGCTTCTAAAGCATCCGAAGCAAGTCTTGCTGCATGGGAAGCTAATGATTACGCTGCAGTTGTAGCTGTTCCAGCTACTTTGGTTCCAGCAATCAACAAATTCTTTGAAGATGTAATGGTTATGGATAAAGACGAAGCTATTAAAGCTAACCGTTTACAACTCGTTCGCTTAGCTTACAGTGTAATGGCTATTATCGGCGATATTAGTGCATTAAAATAA
- the glyQ gene encoding glycine--tRNA ligase subunit alpha yields the protein MTFQEIILNLQKFWSDQGCIVQNPYDIEKGAGTMNPATFLHAIGPEPWAVCYVEPSRRPADGRYGDNPNRLFQHHQFQVIVKPSPDNIQELYLQSLATLGIHAEDHDIRFVEDNWESPTLGAWGLGWEVWLDGMEVTQFTYFQQVGSIDCKPVSVEITYGLERLAMYIQGVENVYDLKWNENVTYGDVWHANEVEQSVYNFELADTDMLFKLFDMYEAEAKRVCTAGYVLPAYDYVLKCSHTFNLLDSRGAISISERTAFIGRVRALARICAQQYLAKREELGFPLLKGDK from the coding sequence ATGACATTTCAAGAGATTATTTTAAATCTACAAAAATTCTGGAGCGATCAAGGTTGTATCGTTCAAAATCCATATGACATCGAAAAGGGTGCAGGTACAATGAACCCTGCTACATTCTTGCATGCTATTGGTCCTGAACCATGGGCTGTATGTTATGTAGAGCCTTCTCGTCGCCCAGCAGACGGTCGTTATGGTGATAACCCTAACCGTTTGTTCCAACATCATCAATTCCAAGTTATCGTGAAACCATCTCCAGATAATATCCAAGAATTATATTTACAATCCTTAGCAACTCTTGGTATTCATGCTGAAGATCACGATATCCGTTTCGTAGAGGATAACTGGGAATCTCCAACATTGGGTGCTTGGGGCCTTGGCTGGGAAGTATGGCTCGATGGTATGGAAGTAACTCAATTCACATATTTCCAACAAGTTGGTTCCATCGACTGTAAACCAGTTTCCGTAGAAATTACATACGGTTTAGAACGTTTGGCTATGTACATTCAAGGTGTAGAAAATGTTTATGACCTTAAATGGAATGAGAACGTTACATACGGTGACGTTTGGCATGCTAACGAAGTTGAACAATCCGTATATAACTTTGAATTAGCAGATACAGATATGCTTTTCAAATTGTTTGATATGTACGAAGCAGAAGCAAAACGCGTTTGTACAGCTGGCTATGTATTACCAGCTTACGATTATGTATTGAAATGTTCCCACACATTCAACTTGCTCGATTCTCGTGGTGCTATTTCCATCAGCGAACGTACTGCTTTCATTGGCCGCGTACGTGCATTAGCTCGTATTTGTGCACAACAATACCTCGCTAAACGCGAAGAATTAGGTTTCCCACTTTTGAAAGGAGATAAATAA
- a CDS encoding amidohydrolase: protein MSRMTKEEVKERVCKAIVDAQPRLRELVESIMAEPELGFKEVKTSKKVQAMFDELGISYTTGHALTGVKGRMKGRDSKYTVAMVGELDAILCPRHPRADDLTGAAHCCGHNVQITNMFAVAIGLQAVMDELAGDVVLFAVPAEEMIEIDYRNKLREQGKLKYMGGKQQLIYEGAFDDIDMAMQMHVETAKTPAGEMGLGSTSNGFVSKLIEYHGKVAHAAQAPHEGINALNAALMGVMGVNSIRETFKESDYFRFHPIINQGGTLVNCVPDYVQVESYVRASNIEAIVDGNHRVNRALKAGGDAVGATCIINDLPGYLPMRNDERMNALLRENSNPIFGEANVYQGPHITASTDMGDISHLMPVIHPWVGCISGVLHSAEYEISVPDVAYIKTAQALAMTIVDLLYDDAAGAKDVLDNFTPALNKETYIELLDRIAKGE, encoded by the coding sequence ATGAGCCGTATGACAAAGGAAGAAGTTAAAGAACGTGTTTGTAAAGCTATTGTTGATGCACAACCACGTTTACGAGAATTAGTAGAATCTATTATGGCTGAACCTGAATTAGGTTTTAAAGAGGTAAAAACATCTAAAAAGGTTCAAGCTATGTTTGATGAACTTGGCATTTCTTATACTACAGGTCATGCACTGACAGGTGTAAAAGGTAGAATGAAAGGCCGAGATAGTAAATATACGGTTGCCATGGTTGGGGAATTAGATGCCATTCTCTGTCCTCGTCATCCTCGTGCTGATGATTTAACAGGTGCTGCCCATTGCTGTGGTCATAATGTACAAATTACCAATATGTTTGCTGTAGCTATAGGCTTACAAGCGGTGATGGACGAATTAGCAGGCGATGTTGTATTATTTGCTGTTCCTGCAGAGGAAATGATTGAAATTGATTACCGCAATAAATTGCGTGAACAAGGTAAGCTTAAGTATATGGGTGGCAAGCAACAGCTCATCTATGAAGGTGCTTTTGACGATATCGATATGGCTATGCAAATGCATGTGGAAACAGCCAAAACTCCAGCTGGTGAAATGGGGCTAGGCAGTACATCTAATGGTTTTGTATCTAAACTGATTGAATATCACGGTAAGGTGGCTCATGCGGCTCAAGCACCTCATGAAGGTATCAATGCTCTTAATGCTGCTTTGATGGGGGTTATGGGGGTTAACTCCATTCGTGAAACTTTCAAAGAAAGCGATTATTTCAGATTCCATCCCATCATTAATCAAGGCGGTACATTGGTAAACTGTGTGCCTGATTATGTTCAAGTTGAAAGTTACGTACGTGCTTCTAATATTGAAGCTATTGTAGATGGGAACCATCGTGTTAACAGAGCCTTAAAAGCCGGTGGTGATGCAGTAGGGGCTACATGTATTATTAATGACCTACCAGGCTATTTACCGATGCGTAATGATGAACGTATGAATGCTTTATTACGTGAAAATTCCAATCCTATCTTTGGTGAGGCCAATGTATACCAAGGCCCACATATTACAGCTAGTACAGACATGGGGGACATATCTCACTTGATGCCGGTTATCCATCCATGGGTTGGCTGTATCAGTGGTGTACTACACAGTGCAGAATATGAAATCTCTGTACCTGATGTAGCGTACATTAAAACAGCACAAGCCTTGGCTATGACCATCGTAGATTTACTATACGATGACGCAGCAGGCGCTAAAGATGTATTAGACAACTTTACACCAGCATTAAACAAAGAAACCTATATTGAACTCTTAGATCGTATTGCTAAGGGGGAATAA
- a CDS encoding DUF3100 domain-containing protein: MQLLGNLKIHFLALVLTVVAEFIGIKKLGPVVLLPLLYTLILGLLISIPKFKILTIKQMEKSADYIGIAVMILMVKVGLGIGPNLGILTSAGWALLLQELGHFFGTIVFGLPVALLVGMRREAVGACYSVDREPNVAIIIDKFGFSSPEGRGVMGMYICGVLIGAMWSSVLAGMLAQSGWFHPLALAMGAGVGSASMMAAATAPIIAVYPDYEQQIMALAGAANLLTTVLGVYFGLFVSLPVMEKTYNFFTGRTREQDLAEEAANHE; the protein is encoded by the coding sequence ATGCAGCTTTTGGGAAATCTCAAAATACATTTTCTAGCGCTCGTATTAACCGTAGTCGCTGAATTTATAGGCATAAAAAAACTAGGTCCTGTTGTATTATTGCCATTATTGTACACATTGATTCTAGGTTTATTAATTTCTATTCCTAAATTTAAAATCCTAACCATTAAACAGATGGAAAAATCTGCAGATTATATCGGTATTGCCGTTATGATCTTGATGGTAAAAGTAGGCTTAGGCATTGGTCCAAATCTTGGTATTCTTACAAGTGCTGGCTGGGCATTGTTATTACAAGAGCTGGGCCACTTCTTTGGTACTATTGTATTCGGTTTACCTGTAGCTTTATTAGTAGGTATGCGTCGCGAAGCAGTAGGTGCTTGTTACTCTGTAGACCGTGAGCCGAACGTAGCGATTATTATCGACAAATTTGGCTTTAGCTCTCCAGAGGGCCGTGGTGTTATGGGCATGTACATTTGTGGCGTTCTTATTGGCGCTATGTGGTCCTCCGTTTTGGCGGGTATGTTGGCACAATCTGGTTGGTTCCATCCATTGGCATTAGCTATGGGCGCTGGCGTAGGTAGTGCTAGTATGATGGCTGCCGCTACAGCTCCAATCATTGCAGTATATCCTGATTATGAACAACAAATTATGGCTCTTGCTGGGGCAGCAAACTTGTTAACTACTGTTCTAGGCGTATACTTTGGTCTATTTGTTTCTTTACCAGTTATGGAAAAAACATACAATTTCTTTACAGGTCGTACACGTGAACAAGATTTAGCAGAGGAGGCAGCAAATCATGAGTAA
- a CDS encoding DNA repair protein RecO, translating to MKKLNGGFNTPAIVISRKKHKLYSVFTFITPSLGIIRASIPHKRMMTMRNSSYLRPFSAMYITVVPDGEYVNVTQIDGSYVVESLDVNLDNIAYAAVASELIQELFAMYDVDRKVFDTVVNYSKQIRRRNVQLGTIMLGWQLLSLAGVVPSANAFSHQDGIEPFWIQLKETTNLSISRSVKAGLPQILGYQWGEDTPIELPKTIWKELEKLLFAYCEQEIGKPLQSVKFLNSII from the coding sequence ATGAAGAAGCTTAATGGTGGTTTTAATACACCTGCCATCGTCATTAGTCGAAAAAAACATAAGCTATACTCTGTATTTACTTTTATCACACCTAGCTTAGGGATTATACGTGCATCTATACCGCATAAGCGTATGATGACCATGCGTAACAGTTCCTATTTACGTCCCTTTAGTGCCATGTATATAACGGTCGTACCTGATGGTGAATATGTAAATGTTACACAAATTGATGGTTCCTATGTGGTAGAATCTTTAGATGTGAATTTAGATAATATTGCTTATGCTGCAGTGGCTAGTGAGCTTATTCAAGAACTTTTTGCTATGTATGATGTAGATCGCAAGGTATTTGATACCGTTGTAAACTATTCCAAGCAAATACGACGCCGCAATGTACAGCTAGGAACGATAATGCTAGGATGGCAATTACTATCCCTTGCAGGGGTTGTGCCTAGTGCTAATGCTTTTTCACATCAAGATGGTATTGAGCCATTCTGGATACAGTTGAAAGAAACGACAAATCTTAGCATTTCTCGTTCTGTGAAAGCTGGATTACCACAAATTCTTGGTTATCAGTGGGGCGAAGACACGCCTATAGAACTTCCAAAAACAATTTGGAAAGAACTTGAAAAGCTACTATTTGCATACTGCGAACAAGAAATCGGTAAACCATTACAAAGCGTTAAGTTTTTAAATTCCATAATTTAA